The sequence below is a genomic window from Salinispira pacifica.
CATCGCTCATCTGACGGGTATCAATAAAAATATGGCTGAAGCCGCTCATGGCGGGGCTCAGAAAACTCTGGGCGTTTTCTTCATACACCGTGTTGATTTCCTTATCCGTAGGTGCGGGCAAATTCTGCAGCAGCTGGGGCTTTGCGCTTCCGATGTATTTTTCCTGGAGAATCCGCCGTTCAAGCTGACCGGTGTACTCATCCCAGCTCATGCCCGTCTGCTGCTCAACCATCTGCCGAAACCGTGTATCATCAACCTGCACACCCATGCTGGATTTCTGCATCTGAACTGCATTGGCCAGTTCATTTTCACTCACCGTCAGGCCTTCCCTGTCAGCCGCCTGATTTATGAGAATACTGTTGATCCGTGACTGGAAGATCTCCTCTTTCTGCTGTGCATTAAGACTGCCCTGAAACTGAGTTTCCAGCATGGCGAACTGTTCATCCATTTCGCTCTCGCTCACCACTTCGGTTTCTGTAAGACGGACAGTTGCCAGTGTTTTATCCAGCAGCTGAGCAGAAAGCTGAAACGTGGAAAACAATGCAAGTATAAGTGCCGCTGAAATGATCCTTCGTCTGTTCATCATAGTATCACCTAAAAAAAGAATTTTACCTCCGGACACACAGGTATCGGGGCAATTATGAGTTGAACCCTCTTCTGGAAAGGCGGCTCTCGAGACCGCGGATCCCCTGAATTTTCGGATTCATTTTCTTCGCTTCACTGAGAAAAAATCTTGCCTTCCGCAGATCGGCGGCGGCAAGATGCAGTTCAGCAAGCTTTTTCATGTAAACGGCCCGCTCCTTCAATGCAATAGGCAGCTGGGCCATCTTTAATACAAAATCAATGTGCACCAAGGTGGTTACATTACCGGTCATTTTCTGGGTCACCAGAATCCTCATTCTATCCAGGACCTCCTGGAAAAAATGCCGGAAATAGGGCCGCTCAAGTTCAAAATCTATAAGTGTCTTGAACAAATTGAAGGCTGCAGGATAATCCCCGTTCTCCTCGTATTCCTCTGCAAGGAGAAAACTGCAGTCCATGAAGTCCTCCCGGTCAAGGTGCATGCTGAGGTCAAACTTCTTCTCCCGGACGAGAGTATCATATAAATCCACCGCTTCCCGCTCGTGAGCATGAAGCAGGTCGAAAAATATGAGCTTTCCCTGGGAGTCCAGATCTTCTTCCCGGGAAAGCAGGAATTCCCGGTAATCGAAACCTCCGGAAGGAAACACCTGCCGATACCGGATATCATACTCTCTACGCAAACCTTGATCAATGAGTGTTTCATATGCGCTGAGAAGCTCACGCATGGCCGCCAGAGCTTTGGGGGAACTGTTTCCTGTATCCGGATGAATTTCCTTGGCCCGTCGGCGGAAGGCCCGTTTGATGCCCTGGCTGTCCGCATCGGGGTCAATCTGGAGAAGTTTGTAATAGTCTGGAAAACCGTCTACATAATCCATGAAAACCGCACATTCGTATCAACCGGCTGAAAATCAGAAATCAATGCCGTACTACAAGTTTTTTCCCGATTTCTTCGGCGAGGGCTTCATCGCCCATCACTTCAGAAAACTTGAGAAACATTCCCTCACCTTCCATTACGGACATGAGTTTGTTCAAGGATTTCGCGGCGAAAAATGGCTTGGGGAGGATATATCCGAAACAACGCTTGCCGGCAACCATTCCAGAATTCTTCAGAAAGTCACCGACCTGCCGGGGAATCTTCTGATTGAATAGTCCGGGCACCTCGGTGCCGAATGCGATGTACTGATAAATAGTGAGTTTACTGTTTACGTCCATCCCCGCATCGATTAAATCAACCTGCAGCCCCTGAGATTCCAGACCCTTGGCAAGTGCCTTGCTGATTTTCAGAATCTTGTCCCGGTTTTTCACGGGATAAAATACCACTGCTACTCTCATATGTACGTCTCCTGAAGGCTGTACTGCATTTGTTCAGTGGGAGTATAAACGAAAAATAGGAAAAAAAGAAGTGAACTGCCCCGCCGGATGGAATCCGGCCGGGCATTGGAAGGATTACTCGCCGTCTTCGTCGTTATCGGGAGTTGTCCACCACTCAGTGCTGTTTTCCTCCCGTTCTGCCTGAAGAGCTGCGGCTTCGATGTCGCTGGTGTCCGGACTGCGGTTCACCCATGCAAGCCCCAGGCTGCTGAGAAGAAAAATAACACCGAGAATTGTTGTAGTTCTGGTGAGAAAATTGCCCTTTCTGTTTCCGATCTGTCCAGACATTCCGCCGCCGCCGAATATACCACCCAGACCTTCTCCCTGTTCATCCTGAAGGAGTACAACAATGAGCAGGAGAATTGCAGAAATAGCAAAAATGACCAGAAGAAGAACTGATAATGCTGCCATAGATTTTATCCTTATCCTGAAAATAAAAATCGGGGGTGACTGAAATGGAGGCGTGAACTGCGAACATCCGTTTTGACCGGACTGTCAGCGCCTCACATTTTAGTCACCCCCGCATAATGCTTTTTACGGCAGGGTATTATGTATCAAATTTTGCGATGGCTGTAAAGTCCTCAACTTTGAGACTTGCACCGCCCACAAGAGCTCCGTCGATATTTTCCTTGGCCATGAGCTCTTTCACGTTACCGGGTTTTACCGATCCTCCGTACTGAATAACCATGGCTTCGGCAGCGTCGGAGGAATAGGTCTCCGCCAGCACCTTCCGGATAAACGCATGCACATCGTCTGCATCCTGGGGTGTTGCTGTTTTTCCCGTACCGATGGCCCAAACCGGCTCATAGGCTATTGTCACCTTGCTCAGGGAGGATTCAGAGACATTCTTCAATCCTTCAACAGTCTGGGTGCGCACAATTTCTTCCAGCTTGCCGCCTTCCCGTTCATCCAGGGTTTCACCCACACAGAGAATCACTTCAAACCCGTGGTTCAGAGCAAGCTGAACCTTTTCGTTGATAAACGCGTCACTTTCACCATAAATGGCCCTGCGCTCGGAATGTCCGAGAATTACCACGTCCACACCGGCGTCTTTCAGCATTTCGGGGCTTACTTCACCGGTGTGAGCTCCGGACTCGGCATTGGACATGTTTTGTGCCCCCACAAGAATGTTGCTGCCCTTCAGCTCTTCTGCAACTCCGGGGATGGCGATAAAGCTGGGCGCAACCATCAGTTTGTGGGACGCACCCTTCAGTGAGGCCTTCAGCTCCGCTGCAAAGCTTTTTGCTTCCGAAGGCGTTTTATTCATTTTCCAGTTACCTGCAAGAAAGTAGTTTCTCATGTGTTTCTCCTGTAATTTTGATATTCCTGATGACATGTCCGGAGACCGGACCGACGCACCCTTACTTCAGGGCAGCGATTCCCGGCAGATCCTTGCCTTCCAGGAACTCAAGACTTGCTCCGCCGCCGGTGGAAACATGGCTCAT
It includes:
- a CDS encoding peptidylprolyl isomerase is translated as MMNRRRIISAALILALFSTFQLSAQLLDKTLATVRLTETEVVSESEMDEQFAMLETQFQGSLNAQQKEEIFQSRINSILINQAADREGLTVSENELANAVQMQKSSMGVQVDDTRFRQMVEQQTGMSWDEYTGQLERRILQEKYIGSAKPQLLQNLPAPTDKEINTVYEENAQSFLSPAMSGFSHIFIDTRQMSDAETAEAREKIDQFARRVRNGGAQEFDAIVRESLDDASYTGGDFGYVINGDPNAAQVLGQQFVRNVLALQQNELSGVLESSIGFHIVKITDRRRPRLLDIDDPLLPGQKLTVRQQITQYIMNQKQQAAIQQALDEIISELRSEAEIRIVENNISW
- a CDS encoding J domain-containing protein → MDYVDGFPDYYKLLQIDPDADSQGIKRAFRRRAKEIHPDTGNSSPKALAAMRELLSAYETLIDQGLRREYDIRYRQVFPSGGFDYREFLLSREEDLDSQGKLIFFDLLHAHEREAVDLYDTLVREKKFDLSMHLDREDFMDCSFLLAEEYEENGDYPAAFNLFKTLIDFELERPYFRHFFQEVLDRMRILVTQKMTGNVTTLVHIDFVLKMAQLPIALKERAVYMKKLAELHLAAADLRKARFFLSEAKKMNPKIQGIRGLESRLSRRGFNS
- the secG gene encoding preprotein translocase subunit SecG, whose amino-acid sequence is MAALSVLLLVIFAISAILLLIVVLLQDEQGEGLGGIFGGGGMSGQIGNRKGNFLTRTTTILGVIFLLSSLGLAWVNRSPDTSDIEAAALQAEREENSTEWWTTPDNDEDGE
- the tpiA gene encoding triose-phosphate isomerase; protein product: MRNYFLAGNWKMNKTPSEAKSFAAELKASLKGASHKLMVAPSFIAIPGVAEELKGSNILVGAQNMSNAESGAHTGEVSPEMLKDAGVDVVILGHSERRAIYGESDAFINEKVQLALNHGFEVILCVGETLDEREGGKLEEIVRTQTVEGLKNVSESSLSKVTIAYEPVWAIGTGKTATPQDADDVHAFIRKVLAETYSSDAAEAMVIQYGGSVKPGNVKELMAKENIDGALVGGASLKVEDFTAIAKFDT